The Anguilla anguilla isolate fAngAng1 chromosome 2, fAngAng1.pri, whole genome shotgun sequence genome contains the following window.
ATCCCTTAAACGCGGAGTTATCTTTACAGCTCACTTCAAGCAAATTTATCAGCGATAAATCTTGCAAACCGCTCATGGTCCATATGGGTGAATCTCACTGGTCTTTCAGCCATGTGAGtgaacttgtttattttttatccacAGTGTGTCTGACCAAGACAAAAGGCTGCAGGCATTGTGGGTGACATGCGACCAATTGCCAAAGAACAATAAGGCCAACTTCAGGTTGGTGCACTGACTGGCCTCAGACCAGCTATGGAAAGTGTCCTGGAGCTCATTCTGCTCTGACTGTATTATAATTCAATACAGTGATGAGCAATATTGGGGTtgcttgattttttatttttttttgactgccTGCTCTTTGCCTGTTTGGATTGTATTACTCCTTTTTTAATTGTGAAACACAAAATCAGAAGGGCCTGAAAGGGTCAGTCAAATAAGAACCATAGTGCAGATTTTACCTATTTTAGCATGGTTCTGCGTTTTAGCAATTTTGTCTTCTGTTATGTTTGTTAAGGGGAGGCACCACCGTAAAAAACTATGATTTTGGTTCCATATGTCAATTTTGATTTTCTTTGATATTTTGCTTCTATAACTTCtgtagtttcataaaatgaacaaagtaaagataaataataattataaatagttaatttagaTGATAATATAACACCATCGTCAAGAAGATGAAGCATAAAATAAGCTTATGATAGcatcttttatgattaaaagCCTCCGCGGTTTTAAAACTGACCTGGTTGAATCATATATCgttaaaaagcttgtttcctgGAGCGTACAGCCAGTATGACCATATGTGGCTATTTACTTTGCTGTCACTGTGAAGTTGGAGGAAAGACAAGCAGAACTCTTCAATTTCATTTACATCAGCAAATCTTTAACAGCCATTTCCTCAAAACCGTATATTGCCCATAGGGTATTCAATTTATCTCAACTGTAACAATAGATACAGCTACTTAATTTTAGATTCTGTTTCTTAAATGTATAGCTATGGCGTGTCAGAGGctgtttaaaatatgttttgtcattttcattttgtgggattttatcagtaaaaataggtttaaaaaaaaaaaaaaagcatgtacatattgtttttggaataattaattaaaaaaacaatattttgacgAAAGCCTCTGACAAGACCTAACTATTGAGTTAttgatcacatttttaaaaaaatcagttgatTTTATCGGTTGAACTTAAATATTGAATGCCTTATTTGCAAATTAACATATATTTAATGAGCAAatagctcatttgcatattttaaaaataaaaaaatgaaaagtcatgATGCAAAAAAaccttgtatttgtgtgtttattcaacTGGTAAAACTTCATTTTGATCTGagtaaacaaatttatttttcctaTTAAGGGGTGGTGCCTCCCCTTAAGTATTATTGATTAAACAACATGAATCTTCATTTCAGCTGGTTGCTCTAGTCTTAGGATCAACATTAGCCTAACCCAGGTGTGTACAACTCCTGGAGGGCTGGGGTTTGTGCTCATTAAATTGGCTCATTAAtaataaaccacaaaaaaacttCTCACCATGGCCCTTCAAGCAAGTTGTGCACACTTAGTCTAATTAGCTCATGGAAGTGACTTGCTTGGTCATGCGTTGGCCTTCAGTTGAGGTTGAAAATGTGAGCTTTGTTTTGTACTTGTGTATTTTGGTGAATTTTGTACAGTGCTGTCTTGTGCATTTCATAAGACGGTGCCctttgaaatgtaattgtttCTGACCCTTTGACAGGTATTTGGTGAAATTCCTGGCCAAGCTTGCCCAGGACAGTGAAGTCAATAAAATGACCCCCAGCAACATTGCCATTGTACTGGGTCCCAATCTGCTGTGGGCTAAAACAGAAGGGTGAGAAGTTCACTGCGAATTCCTTTGCTGTTTGTTAAAGGTTCTCACTGGATAAACTGGATTTGTTTAATGGTTTTTAGAACTAGGTTTGGTTCTTTAATGGGATGTATTTATCTCGTGCACTGTACTATACTCTATAGCTTCTCTTAGCCATTACCATGTGCACGGTGTGTGCCTATGGgacagtggtttaaaaatgtataacgTCTGGTATTTTCGTTTGGGCTTGTAGGACCCTGGCAGAGATGGCAGCAGCTACCTCTGTTCATGTGGTGACCATAATCGAACCCATCATCCAGCACGCTGACTGGTTCTTCCCTGAGGGTACAGTCTAACTAAGACagagcctccctctctctgagaaTAGGAGTTGGCGGTGCTTCTCTGCTGCATATGTGgctattttgccttttttgtcaTCTGCTCTCTGCTTAATTTCTTTGTCTGTAAACCAGAAAGGCGATAATTATTTGTTAGTTTGGTGGGAAAGGCATCAATTCCAAGGCATAGATTTTTTTATGGAGTATACAAACGATCAGAACTCTTTTGTGTCCAGAATATTTATGTATGCACAATTTTGCCTGTTTTGGAGAGCAGTGGTAAGAACATCCCATCTGACTTCATTATTCTGCTGAAAAGTGGCAGTATTAACTTCTGCATTAATGAACAACGTGACACTTTATGGATTTTGACAGTGACTAAGACTAATTTCCAATAGCTCTTTGCCGTCATGGTGGCTAATCTGTTTCCAAGGCAATTTAACCCAGCACAGTTTTCCTCTAGGATTATTTGTTATGCTATATCTGCTATAAGAGACCTGTAGGACAGCAGGAAATAGAAATTTATCAGaaatcttcattttaaaaacataagaaataaaaatgtctgaaacagtggtttaaaatgaaggaaatgaTCTCAAAATGGCGGCACCATCAATTCCCCCTGTAACGCGTGTGCGTCTCTCCGCAGACGTGGAGTTCAACGTGTCGGGCATGTTTGCCATGCCCACCCCTCTTGCAAACCACACCAACCACCTGAGCATGCCTGACTTGGACTCGGGCACTATAGAGAGAAAGCGGCCAGGCAGCGTGGTCCTGCCGGAGGGCGACGGTCCCCGCAAAGACAGGTATCCATCCCACCACCGGGGTTTCCAAAGGCAGGATTCAAAGTCCAACCCACTGTCTGCTGTGTATGTTGTGTCTGAGGAGTCTATCACAGTTAAGGTCAACGAAGCGCAGTAGTCTGTGCTTTAAGTGAATTAAGTGTGTTAAGAATCCGTATTCtccctttattttcctttttcttttatgtATGAACAATGACACTGTAATCaataaagtacttttttttttttactcatggTCACTGATGGCTACTAAAGAAAAATGATTAACCTTACTAACCTGAAGGATAATCTGTTAGCTGATCCATGtcaagtttgtgtttgtgggtttgGCTTGCTGCCAGCAAGCTTCCTCTTTTGCACTGCTCGTTTTCCATTGTGGGGTCCTTcccgcacacacaatcacagtcTAAACATAGAGCACTGGAACCGTTCACCTGCAAGATGGGCCTCCAGGTTTGCAGTTTCTCGACCACAATTTATAGGTTGTGTTAGTTACATTCATCTTGTGTAACTCCTGAGTGTCCAGCAGTCCACTGTGTTTctgaatttacaaacagccagtcCAATGTGCTGGTACTGTATATAGTATGGCTTTGAATTAATTCAGGGCAAgtctctggaaaaaaatacatttctgtgtgaTTGGTCACGTTGTCCGTCAGCTTTCTGCTCCATTGCCGGTCCTTGGTATATGAAAGACTGGCTTAGTCTTTGTAATCTTAGTGCTTACTCTGTTTATATCCTTGCTTGCCATGTTTGccatcaaattaatttatttagcaaCAATATATATGTTGCAGATCTAAAACATGTATATTAAGTTAAAGCATGTAAACTCACCTCTCTGAAGCACTCAAGATCTTCAGTGTCCTCCTCAGTAATAGTAGGGTGCCTGTAATTCAAGAGCTGTGCAGTTCCAAAGAAAATCACTTACACAGTTCAACTGGAGGAGTGGACCCGGTAGTGTAAATTGaccgccccctcctcttccaCTGGTGTAGAGTAGCATACTTTCCCTGCTTACCCGCTGACCCGCTGTGTCTCTGTCCTGCTGTTTCACTGTGGCGCTCGTGTCTCCACTATCTCCTCTCTCCAGCCCTGCTAATAAATTATCGGACCACACCCCCCGTAGAGCCAGCACTCTAAATAGAAAGCAGCACACTTCGCCTGCCTtccagccccccctgcccccggtGGAGGCCGGGGGGGCTGCGCCGGTACAGTGCGGTACCGAGCTTCCGCCCGCGCAGCAGGCTCAGGCCACGGGTTTGGGCCTGGAGGTGGGCCAGTCCAGCGCGGGGTTACCGGCCGCGGCGTCGCCGGCCGCCCAGCACGCTGAAGAGCTCAGGTAAGGGCTGTGCAGAGGCTTCCGGCACCATGCGGCACCGACTCACCACGCGACCATCACAGGCTCACCGCGCGACGGGGGCCGTCTTACCCGCTAGCTTCTGCTGTGTTCATTGCTAACGTCCCCCGTCCGTCGCTTTTTTACATAAAGACCATTCAAATTGGCACAAAGTAAAAGTGTGTGattcaaaatgacacatttaaatgCCATAATGTGTTacactgcttttaaaatgtagtcTGGCTTTAGCTTGATGGTCTGCCTAATGAAGTCTGTGATGAGACACTGTTGAGGAATCCATAAAACGCGTGTGATGAGGTCCTCGGTGCATTGCCAGTGTTGCACCACATTTGAGACGTGATGGTTTTTATTGCTCGCTTGTGGATTCCAGCATCTGTGCTTGCCTTTCATGCTGCTGTTTGAGGCCTAGTCTGTGGTCACCCCCAATACTGAGTCACTGTTGTGTCTGGACACATATccatcctttcttttttttttttactttgcaaaTGAGGCCTCTTGCAGCTGCTCCGGCATTAGACTGTCTCCTTTCTCACGCTTCTCTGCATGTTCAGTCGATGTAGAAGATTTTTAAGAATAGGTCTCCTGTACTATTCATAGCCTCGCCTACAacgtgctgctctgtgttttgCCTCGAGGAAATcttaaaatctaattttgatttttgattgacaggatgGAAAAATACACATGGTAAACTTCTGTGGAAACAAAACTatatttggtcatttttatttgtgcagtTTCTTTGACAAATAAAGCGTCTTACAAATAAAGCGTTACGAGCGAACGCCAAATACTTCACCCAACTTATTAGGACCTCCCTCTGGAATAGCACAGACACTTACTAAAAAGTTACTGGATACaatttttaatacttttaacattttaataccTTACCCTTTAATAACCATACATAATACTTGTGGATTAGTTGATCATCACTTATGGATTAGTTGTGATAAGTGAGTATTTGAAAGCTGGGAAATGTTCAGTTGAGTGGAAAGTTGTGCTGATCTGAAATTTCAGCTGTAGTGTTTTATGAACTGAATGGGTGCACTTATTCCATGTGTGAAGATTTTGAAGTGCTGATCGAGTAGATCTTTTTGCCTTTCATTCACAGTGCATCTCACTGAGTTGATGGCACCCTGTGTATCCGTCCAATGATCAATTCTGTGTACCTGTAGCTTCTCGAAGCCCCGTGACCCCAGCTCCACACCCCCTCCTCAGAGGAACGGAGGGGCGGGCGTGCAGGCGAGCGGCCCCAGCGCGGCCGGTGGCGCGGGGCAGCTGGGAGTGGGGGCCCCGCAGCCGGGCTCGATGGGCCCCAGTCCGCACATGGTGCGCAGAGGtgagagctgctgctgctgcaaacTTCTTTATGTTGTGCATTTCCTCCCATTGCTTTTTACTGTAACTAAAGATTATTCAAATAAATcggcacaaaataaatatagatttcatgtaatgaaatgaaaaattatccaaaatgactaatttaaatgaagtaatgtgttaaactacttttaaaatgtagttttggTATATCCAGATGATCTTTCTAAATGAGTAGACTCCTAATTTACTTTGTTGTGCATGTAGGTACCAAGaaacctgctcctgctccacctAAACCAGTGAATCCCCCTCCAGGACAGCCCAGTGTTCAGACACACTCATcttcagcagccaatcagccttTAGCACAACCTCCCAAACCTTCCTCTGGCCACTCCCCTACCAACCAGAGCCCCAGTCCGAGCGGGCCTCAGCCCTGTGCTACACCACGCCGGCATTCCAGCAACCAGCCACCATTCCAcgcccccagccacccccctccccagcctcccTCACAGGTcacgcccccgccccacaccaAAACCATGAGTCAGGCAGCAGGCGAGCCTGGCACAGAACCGTCTCCACCCAGCACCCCGACTCCACCCGACAGCCCCTGTGCCACGTCCTTCACCCCCTTTCAgtccggctctctctctcggccGCGACCCGTACCGAAGCCCAGGCACCGGCCCAgcgtgcccccgcccccacagccccccaccAACAGTAACGACAGCACCAACGGAATCTGCAGTTCCGCCTCAAAGGTCATCACTGGTAAGTTAGCGGACGATTCTGCATGTCCCTTTTGATATTACTCAAACATTAGCAGCGCGTCACAGCGTTACCATATCAAGTGCCCTTTcttaatggaaaaaatgaccATGAAAAGTAAATTGACCTACTTCATATGGTGTACTGCAGCATAAGCAaattcattattgttattatataataataataataattgttttccCTTTCACCTTTCATCATCTATTGTACAAGTTCATCAGTAATTTTGAGATATCTTTGGATTAAAAACCAATGACTTGTACATCCTGTACATTTTTACACCTGATGATACGTGAAATATGTGTCTCTTTGGtgtgttaaatttaaaaacGTTCAGATGGAAGCGTCACTGGTTTGTTTCCTTAATACTGAAAGCAAAATTGTGTAAGAGCCAAACACAAGCCTGAGGTGATTGAGttactgtttatttcagtggTGCCAGATCTTGTTTTTTTGATGGTTTTTCTCCCACCATAACTCTGACCTATAATACAGTGGTGTTTCAGTACTTAAACACTAATAGTTTTGTGTCACAATACCTTCACAGGTTGAGGATCTTTCAGTGTGGAAGGTTTGTAGTTAAAGGATATTTGCGTTTGCAGCATCTGCCCTcagctttgtcatttttatttgcatttgccGCAGATTCATTGTGGTAAACATGCTTGTGGTATTTTTGCCTGCTGATACGTTTGTCCCTTTACATCATCCATAGCTGCCATTTAAtctccaaaaacattttgacaacAATAATTAGGGCTTGcaaattacatttgtaaatgtttcatcaaaaattgtttaaattggCTTTCTCTTTTGTATTTGGAGTCCTGATTAAGTTGGTCAGTTTTTCATAAAGTGTTTTGCAACCCCTGATTTACATCCATTCATTTCAGTACATTCATTCTCTCATCCTCACTAggtattttttgtaaatttcaaGTGTGCTCTGAAACTCAAGGGAGTAAAGGAATTGTAGCAGATGACAGTTCCATCACcttttaatgttattaataagtcataaaaataaatgtttagaaGTTTCCATTAATGGCTTCATAGTTAGGTCATTTCATTGTGCAGAAGTTCACTTGCACTGCTCCCGCATTGCTGCATTCTGCTAAAAGCTGTCTCTTCAATGTGCAAGCTTAACTTTGGAAATAATAACCGGTTTTGGCAGCATTTGTGCATGTTGAGTATGTGCTCTGGCGGTTGTGTGAAAGTAGGGAAATTAATGATTACTGATCTCTTTCCATCCACTAGTTTTAGAATAACGCTCAAGAATAGACTTAAGCCTATTGTCAATTAGAAATTCTAGTTTTGGTTTTAAATATGGAAACAATTAATTAGAATTTcttattgaaataaaaaggttttcGGCGTTCTCCTTCCCCCCTTTGTGTCCAGTGTGCTTTGCCCATTACTGTATGAAGCCTGTATTGACAGCACCTTTCTGACACAGATGCACTGCCCTCAGCTCCAGTAATCTGCATGAATAAGTGCTTTCATTAAAAACGCCACATCATTTAATCAATTGctcaattattttaatttaattatttccaaTTATTTCCATTTCTCAGTAACATACAGTGGGTATAGTAAGTATTCAACCCCCTTGGACttgttcagatttttatttttatttattttttttttacacgacATGGAATCACATTGGATTTAATTATGCTTCTTTTGCCATgtaataaacagaaacacattaatGTCAAAGTTAAAACAAATTTCTATACATGGATctaaatgaattacaaatataaaacaacaagcaaaaaagcataattaaatCCACTGTGATGCCatgtcgtaaaaaaaaaaaagaaaaaaaaaagtggagtgAGTACTTATTGTACCACCACTGTAAACTATGGTGTTCTTGTGGtaattaatttcacaaaattcacacatttttaagacAAATGATTGCATTATAATTTGATAAACTATAAATTAGTCATATTTCTTAGTTACAGTATTTCCTGAATTTTATTCGCTGACACAAAGAGCATATGCATCAGACACAAACTCCTTAAAGGGTCAGTGCTTTACTATATGGTGTgaatttacagtttacagtttaaatattaaatattgcagATGTCTGACATGCCATTCTGCCTATGAGCCGAGAGGCAGGCAAGGGTAAGAACACATGGCATATGATTGGCCAATAGCTAATGTATTGAATAGCAAACTGCCCTTCTGCCTACTaacttgtgcatgtgtgcactaaCCCCGCTTGCCGGTATCAACCTGTACTAACATGCATGGGATATCAACGATACAATCAGTCCTGGGCTGGGTTTCTAAAAGCCTTCAATGCCTAACAGCTCTCAATTGCTCTTTAGTGCATATAACTACtgctttacaaaatatatatattgttcaaacatttaaacagtGTAGAATTGGTGCTGGATTGAATACATAAGACAGGGTGATTATGTGTAAGCATTCACTAGCAGATAAGCTGAGGTTGGGTCTGTTTCACATTATCTGCAGAATAATGATTTCAATGTTAGGAAGTTTCCACCTTGGAAAAAGGtgcaaaaactcaaaaaactGGTTTGTTAGCAGCACTTATGTAAGAATTAATTTCCAAATAAAACCATCCCAATATAAGTTTATACTGATTAAAAATTATTGTGAAGATCTAGGCTATATCAAAGTCTTCTATTTGACCACAGATAGCAGGACTGTTGTTATCACGGGAGGTTTCTGCCATAGCCCTGCTATGCTGGAACGGTACCTGTTGCGGTGATGTGACGATTAACCTGCTATTGTGGCTCTTGTGCCTGTGCAGATTCCTCTGTGACTCTGAAAGGGCCTAGTCACACTTTGACCCCCGAGCTTGCTGCAGAGCAGCAGGCCACAGGCCCTGCCAGCCAGGAGTCTTCCATCACCCTATCCAAGGACACAGATCTGGACTCAGAGAGTACCGCCTTGTAAGGAAGAGGACATGCCCCTGCTTCTGAGACGCCACTCTCTCCAAAGCCTCCCAAACAGCCAAACGCGCCCCACTGCTCTGTCCACACACTGACACCTACCCAAACCCGTCACCACATTTCCACCGTCAGCCATTTACCCGTTGCACAAGAGCATCAGACAATCAAAACGCCACTGTAATAGGACTGCCGCAGGGAATCCTCATTGTACATGAGGAGGCCTTATGAATCCTCATTCTGCAGCACTGAGGAGGCCTTAGGAAAGCTGCTGCTTATTAATGGGCGATATAATTATGCAATATGAAGTTTGGAAATCAAACTGATCAAAATGTATGAATGGATCACTGCATCATCTGGGATAGTTTTGTTGACATTGATGGGTGATGGCTTGTATGTTatgggcagaaaaaaagaaactgctttTTCTTAATAGTTGAAGTAAGGTTGTCTTTAATgtactttttcagtttttgggaTGCATTTTTTCCCTAAGTATATgacctttgtttaaaaaaaagaaatcttgaTGTagctaatattttaaaacaatataagTACTGGAGAAGAGTGGGTTGTGAAAGTAGAAACCAAAAACCTTATTGCTGTAAGTGAAGCTGGTGACTGCAGGTTTCCAGTTGTCAGTTCATACAGTTTACGCCTGTCCTCTGCTCATTTAATCTATTTATTTCCATGAACACATTCCCTGTGATTGAAGTGttaatcctttttttgtttcttgcacCATGTGGGTTATTGATGCCACTATACGCAAGTAGCGGTACATGCTGATAATTGCTTACAGGGGATATATGAAGAACAAATGGACTGTTATTGGAGTGTTATTGATGATGTTATGCCTAGTTCTAGAATCCCATTGCTATTTGATAATTACCTACTTTCACTGGCAATGTGGCAGGTTAGATGAAGGTAAATGTAGGGTGTGATTGCTTCTTTCTAAATCAGAGTAGTAACCATTGCTGCAAGCACATTCATGAAAACTGCTCACTGGCAGAATTCAGACCCAGTGGGTACACTCAACATATTCAggctctttccttctttccactgagctgtattttgtaattaacaGAAACCATTGTAAAACTCAGCAGTGAAGTGGTAAAAGATTCTTCAGCCCGTAAAGCCTCATTGGCATtgtttgtcatgttttcttCAATATAAAGTCAATACTCTGCTCAGAGACCAGAACCAAAATGGTACCACGTCTGGGCTGCTTTGATTACTTATAGAagattatttgtaaatgtttcagTTCTCGTAATGGCTATCTTCCAGAAACAATCTTGCCTGTTGAAATCCTCTATTCCTTGCTGCCTTATATCTATATTAAGTGCACTTCGCTGTCTTGCCTTGGTCCGCACTTGAGACCTTTTTGTAAAGgctcagaaaaataaacaatggtATTCACAGAATTGTTTATGCTGCATTTAAGCCCAGCAGTCTTtctaattatatataaatttacaaaatgtataatgCTTGGCAAAACTCCTTTTCAAAGTAATAAAGAAAATCCATTGAAATGCTGATATCAGATTCATGCTTTCGGTATGTATCTACTGCTGCAATTAAGTGCCTCCTGATGAGTGATGAGAATGGATTGATGTATAcccatctcatcttccatggtGCACACCTCCTCAAGGATTACGTTAAGAACAATAAGAATTTAAAACATGGGTCTGGAATTAGAATTCCACTGGATTCAACTCCACTCGTAATTTTCTAggtcatttaaacatttaaatgtgtgacCATGCTGTAAATCTACTCTAATATCACTTGTCTTGAGGtactcttttctctttttttcagggACAATTTTAGCCCTTGCTCATTTTTCTCCCTGGCAAGGTGTCCTATTACTGCAGACTCCGTGATAATAGCTGACAAAGAGGTTCTGGTTTTTATTTGCAACCTAAATTATCCAGGCTTTGTGCATTATAGGgctaaaatgaatgaattgctAAAGAAAGCTCTCATTTGTATTGGTGTTCCTTAAAATGCCTGAAACCACTTTATTTCTTTAACTATACACACCACTTGCTTTTGGAAAACAGCTGAATTTAAATATTagtgaacaaaaatgtaaatacactcTCAGCTTTTAAATAGTACACATCAGCATACTACTGTAATGCACAGAGAAGGCCAGTCATTGTTAATTGTATAGTTTAAGAAAAATCATTGTGATCAcctcaaaatttcaaaatgcaatGTGATGAACAGAtcttgtgacctcacacacaaGCTACCAGTAAAGGCGTCGTGGAGCTGGACACACTATTTCTAAAAAGGAAGAAGAGAACAGAAATTAGTTTAACAGGTTTGATTTGGAACAAAAAAGATCATGGAAATCTGATGCTAAATGACAGTTACCAGAGTCAGGAAGAATGTTGACAGGCTTGTCGTAGGCCTCCAAGAAAGTGGAGGGTGAACGCAGCATGGTGCTCTGACAGAGGTACATTACTACACCTTCATCCACAAGGAGGTCAtgctcctcctcatcctcttctgTGAAACTTTCCTGAAGGGGACACGAACACATTATCACTCCGGAATAAAAGAACAAattctgtaataaaaaaaaaaaataattccaactTTACAAAATCATATGTGTTGTTATCGTAAACATGAATGGATTATATGTGCCATATTATGCATTCTGTTGCACTGATTATCTAATGCCTCAAGCTCcagttaaaggggaattgcactttcaaacacatatgggcttattttgtttacattgtccttctaatgaatgtgtcgaccttcatttttcgattagttatttcgttttaaatgtctaacgttagaaacaaggacctattttttttagcgcaagtccacatagtagtacggtttccggtCACACAATGATATGCTGCCTAGGTCTACTTCCTGAATTTGTAAAAGTAAGCAACAAAacatcataaaatattaacaaaacgaaataactaatcaaaaaattaaggtcgacacattcattagaagaaaatcagaaataaaataagcccatatgtgttttaaagtgtaattcccctttaagtggGTTGatagtatataatataatataaatattagcTATGGTACTCTTGATAATTTTTTGTTGCACTCATTTGATTGTACTGAGGCTGAGATTAAACATTTCTTCATAACTTAGACTAAGAATTAACATATATTTTTCTTCTAAAATAGTTTGGCAGGTTCAACCATCACTGAactaacttgccaaactgtttgtgaagaaaggCTAATGCTTACATTTACTTGTAAATGAATAGTTTAGAAATACGACCGAATAGCATGTGCAAGCGGAGTAAAAGAAACctcaccattaaaaaaagatcCATTACATTATATAATCAAACTGTTCAATTTTAGGTTTCCATAACaaacaaattacttttttttgcaaataaatggaaaaaataaacttaaaaaacaagCCCAGAATTCATGAGGTGTACAGTTACAGTATTTATCAAGTAATGACCAGAGTGAACCAGAACCTCAACTATCCCCACTATAAAGTGAAACATTGTCTAGTACACAATCTACAGTAACTTTGTTGCATCATTGGCCATATCACTGATCATATC
Protein-coding sequences here:
- the arhgap17a gene encoding rho GTPase-activating protein 17a isoform X3 — translated: MKKQFNRMKQLANQTVGRAEKTEVLSDDLLQIERRMELVRGVSHNAHKKLITCLQGHLGTDAEKRHKKLPLTALSQTMQDGGAQLGEESLIGKMMEVCGEAENRLASELMQHEVQIEKDVLDPLNQLAEVDIPNILKQRRQLARLVLDYDSAKARWLQATKSVISGTNTQALTAKVDSLKEEVDEAMNKVELCKDQLAADMYNFFSKEGDYARYYVMLLEAQADYHRKSLAVLENVLPTIQAQQDSWTEKPAFGTALEEHLKRSGREIALPIEACVMMLLETGMKEEGLFRIAAGASKLKKLKAALDCSTSQLEEFYSDPHAVAGALKSYLRELPEPLMTFQLYDEWTHASNVSDQDKRLQALWVTCDQLPKNNKANFRYLVKFLAKLAQDSEVNKMTPSNIAIVLGPNLLWAKTEGTLAEMAAATSVHVVTIIEPIIQHADWFFPEDVEFNVSGMFAMPTPLANHTNHLSMPDLDSGTIERKRPGSVVLPEGDGPRKDSPANKLSDHTPRRASTLNRKQHTSPAFQPPLPPVEAGGAAPVQCGTELPPAQQAQATGLGLEVGQSSAGLPAAASPAAQHAEELSFSKPRDPSSTPPPQRNGGAGVQASGPSAAGGAGQLGVGAPQPGSMGPSPHMVRRGTKKPAPAPPKPVNPPPGQPSVQTHSSSAANQPLAQPPKPSSGHSPTNQSPSPSGPQPCATPRRHSSNQPPFHAPSHPPPQPPSQVTPPPHTKTMSQAAGEPGTEPSPPSTPTPPDSPCATSFTPFQSGSLSRPRPVPKPRHRPSVPPPPQPPTNSNDSTNGICSSASKVITG
- the arhgap17a gene encoding rho GTPase-activating protein 17a isoform X1, which translates into the protein MKKQFNRMKQLANQTVGRAEKTEVLSDDLLQIERRMELVRGVSHNAHKKLITCLQGHLGTDAEKRHKKLPLTALSQTMQDGGAQLGEESLIGKMMEVCGEAENRLASELMQHEVQIEKDVLDPLNQLAEVDIPNILKQRRQLARLVLDYDSAKARWLQATKSVISGTNTQALTAKVDSLKEEVDEAMNKVELCKDQLAADMYNFFSKEGDYARYYVMLLEAQADYHRKSLAVLENVLPTIQAQQDSWTEKPAFGTALEEHLKRSGREIALPIEACVMMLLETGMKEEGLFRIAAGASKLKKLKAALDCSTSQLEEFYSDPHAVAGALKSYLRELPEPLMTFQLYDEWTHASNVSDQDKRLQALWVTCDQLPKNNKANFRYLVKFLAKLAQDSEVNKMTPSNIAIVLGPNLLWAKTEGTLAEMAAATSVHVVTIIEPIIQHADWFFPEDVEFNVSGMFAMPTPLANHTNHLSMPDLDSGTIERKRPGSVVLPEGDGPRKDSPANKLSDHTPRRASTLNRKQHTSPAFQPPLPPVEAGGAAPVQCGTELPPAQQAQATGLGLEVGQSSAGLPAAASPAAQHAEELSFSKPRDPSSTPPPQRNGGAGVQASGPSAAGGAGQLGVGAPQPGSMGPSPHMVRRGTKKPAPAPPKPVNPPPGQPSVQTHSSSAANQPLAQPPKPSSGHSPTNQSPSPSGPQPCATPRRHSSNQPPFHAPSHPPPQPPSQVTPPPHTKTMSQAAGEPGTEPSPPSTPTPPDSPCATSFTPFQSGSLSRPRPVPKPRHRPSVPPPPQPPTNSNDSTNGICSSASKVITDSSVTLKGPSHTLTPELAAEQQATGPASQESSITLSKDTDLDSESTAL
- the arhgap17a gene encoding rho GTPase-activating protein 17a isoform X4, with translation MKKQFNRMKQLANQTVGRAEKTEVLSDDLLQIERRMELVRGVSHNAHKKLITCLQGHLGTDAEKRHKKLPLTALSQTMQDGGAQLGEESLIGKMMEVCGEAENRLASELMQHEVQIEKDVLDPLNQLAEVDIPNILKQRRQLARLVLDYDSAKARWLQATKSVISGTNTQALTAKVDSLKEEVDEAMNKVELCKDQLAADMYNFFSKEGDYARYYVMLLEAQADYHRKSLAVLENVLPTIQAQQDSWTEKPAFGTALEEHLKRSGREIALPIEACVMMLLETGMKEEGLFRIAAGASKLKKLKAALDCSTSQLEEFYSDPHAVAGALKSYLRELPEPLMTFQLYDEWTHASNVSDQDKRLQALWVTCDQLPKNNKANFRYLVKFLAKLAQDSEVNKMTPSNIAIVLGPNLLWAKTEGTLAEMAAATSVHVVTIIEPIIQHADWFFPEDVEFNVSGMFAMPTPLANHTNHLSMPDLDSGTIERKRPGSVVLPEGDGPRKDSFSKPRDPSSTPPPQRNGGAGVQASGPSAAGGAGQLGVGAPQPGSMGPSPHMVRRGTKKPAPAPPKPVNPPPGQPSVQTHSSSAANQPLAQPPKPSSGHSPTNQSPSPSGPQPCATPRRHSSNQPPFHAPSHPPPQPPSQVTPPPHTKTMSQAAGEPGTEPSPPSTPTPPDSPCATSFTPFQSGSLSRPRPVPKPRHRPSVPPPPQPPTNSNDSTNGICSSASKVITDSSVTLKGPSHTLTPELAAEQQATGPASQESSITLSKDTDLDSESTAL